TCCTGACTGGAACGTACGGTAAAAATCAGTTCATTATTATACAAAGTAGCATCTGTTTCCGGGTTGAACACATCCCATACTTTGGCCTGAAGTGAATAAACACTTCCGTTCAAAGCCAGTACTTCATTCGCATATTCAAGTGCTTTTCTCCATTCGGAAGCATCGTCACCGCCGGATAAACGGGCACGACCGGCAGCCCGCATATGCAGACGGCATAAGAAACCTGCCGCAGCTCCGTAAGTGGCTCTTCCGGCATCCAGCTTATCACTGTAACTCTGGGGTAATGCAGCCTTTGCAGCATTCAGGTCTTTATCGATCTGTGTTTCTATCTCTTCTATCGAAGCCGGAGGCAGAATAGCATCTACGGCCACGTCACTGCTAATAATCAGCGGAACAGTATAATACAAATCTGTCAGTTGATAATAGGCAAAGCCGCGCATGAAATAAGCTTCTGCCAATAATCTGTTCTTCAATTGTGCAGCGGCGGCCTCATCATCCCCAAATTCAGCATCAGGAATCTCAGGGATCTTATCGAGTGCGATATTAGCACGGCTGACAATCTTATAATAACCGTTCCAGGAAGATGCAACATCCTGATTCGTACTCATTTTCAGTTCATTCAACAATTCACAGTCCATTTCTTTCATAAAACAGGCATCTGTCGTCATGTCATTCAGATAGAAAATCGCCCTGTTGGATACTCCGTGGAGAGGTTCATACATCGAGTTAACAGCAGCCGTTGCATCGTCTTTCGTTTTAAAAGCATTCTCCGACGTCAGTTCCGAATAAACGACCTCTTCCAACGTGCTTTCACAGGAAGTCATGATGCCTGCCGAAAGAAATGCTGCAGTATATACCAATCCTTTTTTCAATATGTTATTCATAACCGTATTCATTTAAAAAATTATTTTTGCACCAAAGTTAAACGTCCTGTAAGCAGGATAAGAACTAAAATCGAGCCCCTGTGAAACAGCTTTACCGCCATTCGTACTTACTTCCGGGTTAAAGCCTGTATAACCGGTTATTGTGAACAGGTTTTGTGCTCCGACAAATACACGCAGATTCTTCACGTATTTATACATATCGCCCCATTTCTTCAAAGGCAGAGAATAACCGACCTCGACATTCTGCAAACGCAGGTAACTAGCGTTTTCTACAAAACGAGAATTAATATAAGAACCGTATTTGACTCCGGAATCCTTTTTATAGCCATTACGTGGTATTTCATTGGAAGGATTATGTTGAGTCCATCTGTCTTTTGAGTCAATCAAACGATTATCGTCTTCCAAAACAACTCGTGACAAATTCAACAAGTCGTTCCCGATAGAAGCATCGAAGAAGAAAGAGAAATCAAAATCATAGATCTTGAAGTTATTACCCAAACCTAAAATGACATCGGGATTACCATCGCCTATCACTTCACGGTCGTTGATAGTGATCTTTCCATCTCCATCCAGGTCTTTAAATTTCGGGTCTCCGGGAACAGCTCCGGGTTGTGCTGCATATGTCTCGCCCGTCTGGATAATACCGTCAAATACATAACCATAAAGTGAACTTAACGGATAACCTTCCTTCAACATTGCATATTCTTCCCAGTTATACCATCCTTGCGGTCTCACCGTCTCAAAACGGGCTTCTCCCTGGTTCAATTCTAATACTTTATTCTTATTTCGTGAAATATTGAACGTTGTATTCCAGCTAAAGTTATTATTTACGATATTGTTAGACTTGATAAACAATTCAAATCCTCTGTTCTGTATCTTACCATTATTACCAGTCATAGTCTGGAAACCACCTGTAGAACTGGATACGGAAATCGGATTCAACAGGTCTTTTGTACGCTTATCGTAATAGTCGAAATTTACCTCAATACGTTTATCCAATAAAGAGAAGTCAATACCCAAGTCAAGTTGAGATGTCGATTCCCATTTCAGATCTTTATTTTCCGGGTTGGAAGGATACATACCTTTCACGATCGATCCGCCTCCCAGATATACGTCTGTCATGGCAAATTTACGCTGTGAAAGGTAATTGCCGATCCCGTCATTACCGGTAACACCATAGCTAGCCCTCAGTTTCAAGTCGTAGAACAACGGTTTAATGAAACTCATAAAAGGCTCATCACCCAACTGCCATGCAACAGATCCTGAAGGGAAATATCCCCATTTATTGCCCGGACCGAAATTGGAAGCACCGTCTGCACGGACAGAAGCATTCAGAATATATTTCTGGTTCAGTACATATTCCGCTCTCGCGAAGAAAGAGGTTGTCGTATTATCTTCTCTGGCAGAGTTAATCCATTGCACTGTCTGGGCAGCTCCCATATTATTAAAAGAGAACTCATCAGTAGAGAAGCCGAATCCCTGCATTCCGTTCTGTTCATAAATATGCTTTGTATAAGTTGTACCTGCAACTACTTTTACGTCATGTTTCTCAGTGAATTGCTGGTGCCAAGTCAATAATGCGTCCAGTTGCTGCTTGTCATTCTTATAATTCCAGATAGTAGCCAAACCGTCATTGGCTTTACCAACATTGGTACTTTTCGGATAATACTTCTGATATTTTTCATTGTCATTGCTATATGTATATTGAACACGTGCCGTCAATGATTTCAGAATATCAGCCTCACCATAAAGAGTTATGTACATATTGTTGGTGATATCTTCAAAGTCCACATCGTTCAACTCACTGAAAATACCCGGTTTTTTCCCTTTTTTCCCAAATACGTCGTCACCGGTAACAGTTGTCAGGGGAGACATCATAAAGATGTTATAAATAACGTTATCGGTCGTTGTATTGGTTCCCATATTCAGGAAATTCTTATTGGAGCGGGCCATATAAAGATTCGAACCGAAACGGACTCTGTCATTCAATTTATAATCCATATTCATACGGCCGCTGAAACGATTGAAATTCGTATTTTGCAATACTCCCAGGTCATCCAGATAATTACCCGAAATAGACATGGTCATCTTGTCGCTACCTCCGGTAATAGAGAACTGATGGGTCTGTGTCATAGCCGTTCTTGTAGTTGCGTCGATCCAGTCAGTTCCTGCTCCCTTATATTGCAGTTCTTCCTGTGTATAAGGAGGGTTGCCGGTACTGCCGTTGTCTTCCCACACTTTCATGTTATATCCCATCACATCCTGCGCATCCATCAGCTTCCAGGGATTCTGCAAGTTCTTTACAGAGGCATTATACGAGTAAGTCACATTGAATGCTCCCTTCGTTCCTTTCTTGGTCGTAATAAGTACAACACCGTTGGCACCGCGTGCACCATAGATGGCTGTAGCAGCAGCATCTTTCAGGATCTCGATAGACTGGATATCTTCGGGGTTGATCTGGTTTCCGATCTCTGTCTGGAAACCGTCGATAACATACAGCGGTTCGTTATTCGAACTAATGGACGAGGCTCCCCTGACACGGATAGAAATACCTCCGCCCGGCTCGGTCGAGTTTTGTTTTACCTGGACACCGGCCGCACGTCCTTTTAATAATTGGGCTGTACTGGTCACAACACCCGCTTTTATCTCATCTGTCTTTAATGAAGTAATAGCACCTGCCAAGTCACGTTTACGGGTGACACCATATCCTACGACTACCACTTCATCGATATTCATGGCATCTTTCACCAATTTAACGGTCAGATCCGACATACCGCTTTTTACCGGTATGTCCTGCGTCACCATTCCCAAATAAGAAATGGAGAGAGTTTCACCCACAGAAGCCATAATAGAAAACTTACCGTCCAAATCGGTCGTTTGTCCGGTCGTTGTACCTTTTACCATTACTGCCGCCCCGATCAATGGCTCCATTGTTTCAGCCTCGAAGACGACTCCGTTTATCTTTTGCTGTGCAAAACCGGCACACCAAACTAAACATAGTAAATACAGAATAACAATTTTCCTCATAAGAATTTCAATTTAAGATTTATACCAAGGAACATTTCCTACACAGATCTAAGATTGTAAAATTTAATTATTTTATGTATATAATCTACACACCGGCAAAAGTATCGGGTCTTGTACAAAAAGACATCAAATCCTGTCTAAATCTAATCCTCTATTGTCTATTTCCACAGACGAAGCCTAATAATAAGGGTTTACACAAAATATTTCCGGATATTTATATAGGAGAAACTTATTTGAAAATTAATATTAAAATATATCTTTGCATTAAATAGGAGACGATGAGTAAACATTTTATTACACTTATATTTTGTTTATTCTCTATATGCGGATATATCAATAGGGGTTGGTGCAACAACACGAATTACTATTTTAAACAGATCGCTATAGAGAACGGGCTATCACAGTCCAGTATCAACAGTATCCTATGCGATCGGAAAGGCATGTTGTGGATCGGAACCAAAGCCGGGCTGAATTGTTTCGACCAATATGAACTAAAAAATTATTTTAACGACAAAGAGAATCCACGCTCTTTACCGGGTAATTTTATCAATTTCATCGCAGAAGACCAGGATGGTCATATATGGGTATCGACGAATAACGGCGTCGCACTTTATAATCCAGAGAACAATTCTTTCGATCTGCTTATAAAAGAAAAAGCGTTTTGTTATCTGAATGTCCCGGACCAGCTTCTCATAGGGACAACAAACGCGATCTACAAATATGACCAGAATAGCAAACAGATCGGAAAGGTCGATTTCCAGCCGGACCATCAATCCTATTACGAGATCATCAAATTACTTTCCCTGAGCGATCATACGGTTCTTGTTGCGACCAAGAACTACGGCCTGTTTACTTATGACCTGCAGACCGACAAGATTGAGAAACTCCCTTATGCCGACTATACAGCCATGCTGGACGTTTATATGGGATCAGACGGATACATTTATTTGTCTACTTACAATCAGGGGTTGTTCTGCTTCAGCCTCAACGGAAAACAGATCGCCCATTATACCACTCAGAACTCCCGGTTAAGTAATAACATTATCCTTTGTATTCTGGAAAAAGAAGGGAATATCTGGTTGGGTACCGACGGCGGAGGTATCAATATCCTTAATCCGGAGACCCAGGAGATCAGTTGTATCAAACACATACCGGGAGATGCCGGTTCATTACCGGTCAATTCGATCACAGTCCTTTACAAAGACAGCGAAAACAACCTGTGGGCAGGCAGTGTCAGAGGTGGTATCTTCGGAATAAAAGAGACATATATAAAAACATATAAAGATGTAGCGCTTAACAATACAAACGGATTGAGTGAAAAAGCTATTATCAGTCTGCATGAAGATGAGGACAGCATTTTATGGATCGGCACCGACGGCGGAGGCATAAACCAGTACAATCCTTTCACCGGACAGTTTAAACATTATCCTTCCACCTATGGAGACAAAGTGGCCTCGATAACCTCTTTATCTTCCTCTGAATTGTTGGTTTCCTTGTACAGCAAAGAAGTCTTCCGATTCGACAAGAAAACCGGAGAATACAAGCCTTTTACGATCATCGACAGAGAGACCAATTTGGAAGAATGTTATTCCGGATATATGGCACTCAC
This is a stretch of genomic DNA from Parabacteroides chongii. It encodes these proteins:
- a CDS encoding RagB/SusD family nutrient uptake outer membrane protein, coding for MNNILKKGLVYTAAFLSAGIMTSCESTLEEVVYSELTSENAFKTKDDATAAVNSMYEPLHGVSNRAIFYLNDMTTDACFMKEMDCELLNELKMSTNQDVASSWNGYYKIVSRANIALDKIPEIPDAEFGDDEAAAAQLKNRLLAEAYFMRGFAYYQLTDLYYTVPLIISSDVAVDAILPPASIEEIETQIDKDLNAAKAALPQSYSDKLDAGRATYGAAAGFLCRLHMRAAGRARLSGGDDASEWRKALEYANEVLALNGSVYSLQAKVWDVFNPETDATLYNNELIFTVRSSQDIPSGSSDIGMNFTPWDYDMGWNLFSVPLELTWKFDKADERYSELLVTQFRNVYDNDATPKPRYYQIPESIEKVGTVYADSETQTINELGASYTKKYKYLRPGTYNYNTKNNMPMLRLADIILCKAEILNELNGPTQEAVDLINQIRSRAFQDDAHNLSLASYSSKEALRDAICDERLLELNNEGVHRPDLIRMGLWKDRLNKYIAAIKLKSEWRQKNSKDPNADYTSEWKVYPQDLTDNDIRRYFPVPKRELDLNPDLANCRSFSK
- a CDS encoding SusC/RagA family TonB-linked outer membrane protein; its protein translation is MRKIVILYLLCLVWCAGFAQQKINGVVFEAETMEPLIGAAVMVKGTTTGQTTDLDGKFSIMASVGETLSISYLGMVTQDIPVKSGMSDLTVKLVKDAMNIDEVVVVGYGVTRKRDLAGAITSLKTDEIKAGVVTSTAQLLKGRAAGVQVKQNSTEPGGGISIRVRGASSISSNNEPLYVIDGFQTEIGNQINPEDIQSIEILKDAAATAIYGARGANGVVLITTKKGTKGAFNVTYSYNASVKNLQNPWKLMDAQDVMGYNMKVWEDNGSTGNPPYTQEELQYKGAGTDWIDATTRTAMTQTHQFSITGGSDKMTMSISGNYLDDLGVLQNTNFNRFSGRMNMDYKLNDRVRFGSNLYMARSNKNFLNMGTNTTTDNVIYNIFMMSPLTTVTGDDVFGKKGKKPGIFSELNDVDFEDITNNMYITLYGEADILKSLTARVQYTYSNDNEKYQKYYPKSTNVGKANDGLATIWNYKNDKQQLDALLTWHQQFTEKHDVKVVAGTTYTKHIYEQNGMQGFGFSTDEFSFNNMGAAQTVQWINSAREDNTTTSFFARAEYVLNQKYILNASVRADGASNFGPGNKWGYFPSGSVAWQLGDEPFMSFIKPLFYDLKLRASYGVTGNDGIGNYLSQRKFAMTDVYLGGGSIVKGMYPSNPENKDLKWESTSQLDLGIDFSLLDKRIEVNFDYYDKRTKDLLNPISVSSSTGGFQTMTGNNGKIQNRGFELFIKSNNIVNNNFSWNTTFNISRNKNKVLELNQGEARFETVRPQGWYNWEEYAMLKEGYPLSSLYGYVFDGIIQTGETYAAQPGAVPGDPKFKDLDGDGKITINDREVIGDGNPDVILGLGNNFKIYDFDFSFFFDASIGNDLLNLSRVVLEDDNRLIDSKDRWTQHNPSNEIPRNGYKKDSGVKYGSYINSRFVENASYLRLQNVEVGYSLPLKKWGDMYKYVKNLRVFVGAQNLFTITGYTGFNPEVSTNGGKAVSQGLDFSSYPAYRTFNFGAKIIF